The Bacteroidales bacterium DNA window TGAATCATAACAAACTGGCAGAATATGCAAAGAACTATTATCGTCAGGGATATCCAAGCTCAGAGTACCTTCGTGCTGATCTGAATAACAGCAATCTGAATGACAGGATTTCAACCTGGTGGATTGAAAACGGTTCTTATCTGCGGTTCAAAGAAATTCAGCTCGGCTATACACTTAAAACGACTGCACCGGAACAGAATCCGACAGTCAGGCTATATGCCTCCGCTTCAAACCTTTTCACAATTACCAGATACAAAGGAAGAGATCCGGAAGGGGCGCTTTCCTCCTCCCCTTTAAATTCAGGAATCGATAACGGCATTTATCCTGTCCCCAGATTTTTCGGCATAGGCGTTCAGGTCAGGTTTTAAGAAAGATCATGTCAGTAATTCTGATAAATAAGATAAAAAAGAAAAAAAACGAGCAGAGACATCGCATGAAATAAAATTCTATATTTAAAAGCAATTAAAAATTATCAAAACAATTTTATATGAATACAAGGTATTTTTTCTTTGTTTTCCTGGCGGTACTTCTGTTTTCCTGCCAGAATAAGGAAGATATTGTTATCAACACCGACGTAAAATGGAAGTTTAAAACCGGGGATAGTAATCTCTATGCAAAGCCTGAATACGATGATTCTTCCTGGGACAGTATCTCCCCTGACATGGTTTGGGAATTGCAAGGCTACAGCGCCTATAACGGAATCGGATGGTACCGGTTGCATTTCTTTTTACCGGAAAAAATGAAGAAAAATGCATGGATGAAGGATAGTATCCAGATTGTCGTAGGGCAGGTAGATGACTGGGATGAAACCTATCTGAACGGAGAAATACTTGGTCAGAACGGATTAACTATCCTGCCCGACAAAAGCAATTTGCCGGCTAAGCTGACAGGGAGCACAGATGCATACCGGCTTCTGCGGAAATATGTCCTTTCTGTTACCGATCCTCGTTTACGGTGGAATCAGGAAAATGTACTGGCCGTTCGGGCAATTGATTTTGGAGGAGGCGGCGGAATATATGGCAAGGCACATGGCATAAGCATGATTGATCTGAAAGATTATTTGCAATTTGATGCCGGAAAGTTTCAGGTTACACTCAAAGGGAACAATCAATTTCAGATTAAAACGGCTCTGGTTAATACCCATGGTTCATACCAGTTTAAAGGCATACTGAAATGCCGGATAGTATCAGCCGATAACCAGCAGACTGTATTTGACACAACAGTACGTCTTTCGGTTCTTCCGCAGAATGAACAGGAGAAAGAGTTTCTTTTTACAGCCGATCAAACGAAAAGACACACATATTTTATTTCTTTCCGTGATCAGAAATCGGGGAAGACATTTTCGGCATCGGCCGAGATGCCCTATATTCTTACACCTCCTGCACCGGAAGAACCTCGTATCAACGGAGCCGGCATCATCGGAGTCCGACCGGGAAATGAGTTTCTGTTTTACATTCCTGTAACCGGAAGCAGGCCGTTGACCTACAAAGCGAAAGGGTTACCCCAGGGGTTGTCTCTGGATTCATTGAAAGGAATCATTACAGGCCGGACAAACACAAAAGGTGAATACCGCGTTCTGGTGGAGGTTTCCAACAGCAAAGGCACGGCCAAAAAAGAAATACGGATTGTGGTTGGTGACAAGATTGCCCTCACACCTCCGATGGGCTGGAACAGTTGGAATTGCTGGGGTTTAAGTGTTGACGACAGGAAAGTACGCGATGCAGCCGATCAGTTTGTCAATTCCGGATTAATTGATCATGGATGGACATACATCAATATTGATGATGGATGGGAAGCACCCGAAAGGGCCAAAAATGGAGAAATTTTGCCTAATGAAAAGTTCCCTGACATGAAAGGATTGACCGATTATGTTCATTCAAAAGGACTCAGGTTCGGTATTTACAGTTCACCCGGGCCACTGACCTGCGGCGGCTATCTGGGTTCTTACCAGCACGAAATGCAGGATGCGAAAAGTTATGCCAGATGGGGAATAGACTATTTGAAATACGACTGGTGCTCGTATGGAAGAATAGCCAGGGACAACAGCCTGGAAGAACTGAAAAAGCCTTATCTGCTTATGCGAAAATGCCTTGACAGGGCCGGAAGGGATATTGTGTT harbors:
- a CDS encoding alpha-galactosidase is translated as MNTRYFFFVFLAVLLFSCQNKEDIVINTDVKWKFKTGDSNLYAKPEYDDSSWDSISPDMVWELQGYSAYNGIGWYRLHFFLPEKMKKNAWMKDSIQIVVGQVDDWDETYLNGEILGQNGLTILPDKSNLPAKLTGSTDAYRLLRKYVLSVTDPRLRWNQENVLAVRAIDFGGGGGIYGKAHGISMIDLKDYLQFDAGKFQVTLKGNNQFQIKTALVNTHGSYQFKGILKCRIVSADNQQTVFDTTVRLSVLPQNEQEKEFLFTADQTKRHTYFISFRDQKSGKTFSASAEMPYILTPPAPEEPRINGAGIIGVRPGNEFLFYIPVTGSRPLTYKAKGLPQGLSLDSLKGIITGRTNTKGEYRVLVEVSNSKGTAKKEIRIVVGDKIALTPPMGWNSWNCWGLSVDDRKVRDAADQFVNSGLIDHGWTYINIDDGWEAPERAKNGEILPNEKFPDMKGLTDYVHSKGLRFGIYSSPGPLTCGGYLGSYQHEMQDAKSYARWGIDYLKYDWCSYGRIARDNSLEELKKPYLLMRKCLDRAGRDIVFSLCQYGMGEVWKWGHEVGGDCWRTTGDIEDTWESMSNIGFSQDVCAPYTRPGYWNDPDMLVVGWVGWGPSLHPTHLTPSEQYTHISLWCLLSAPLLIGCDLTKLDDFTLNLLTNDEILAVNQDPAANPAKRIVKNENGQIWVKLLEDGSYAVGLFNTSEKDQIMTLSFRDLNLSGKHRIRDLWRQKDSGNFTDEFECKVPAHGAEMIRIFP